In the Brachyhypopomus gauderio isolate BG-103 chromosome 4, BGAUD_0.2, whole genome shotgun sequence genome, one interval contains:
- the insig2 gene encoding insulin-induced gene 2 protein encodes MAEARGSSENGVALRGPYISVITNRTTNLLIRGAMLFGVGVFLALVLNLLQVQRNVTLFPPDVISSVFSSAWWVPLCCGTVSALIGLLYPCIDRRLGEPHKLKREWSSVMRCVAVFVGINHASAKVDFANNVQLSLTLAALSVGLWWTFDRSRSGFGLGVAIALLATLATQLLVYNGVFQYTSPDFLYIRSWLPCIFFAGVITMGNIGRQLALYEGKVIQEKIHQD; translated from the exons ATGGCAGAAGCTAGAGGATCGAGTGAGAATGGGGTGGCCCTGCGGGGCCCATATATAAGTGTGATAACAAACCGCACAACTAACCTCCTCATCCGGGGGGCCATGCTGTTCGGGGTGGGCGTGTTCCTGGCCCTGGTGCTGAACCTGCTGCAGGTGCAGCGCAACGTCACCCTTTTTCCTCCTGATGTCATCAGCAGCGTCTTCTCTTCTGCGTGGTGGGTCCCGCTGTGCTGCGGCACTGTGTCAG CTCTGATAGGCCTGCTGTATCCATGTATAGACAGGCGTCTGGGAGAGCCCCATAAGCTTAAGCGAGAGTGGTCCAGTGTGATGcgctgtgtggctgtgtttgtggGAATCAACCATGCCAGCGCT AAAGTAGACTTTGCAAACAACGTGCAGCTGTCTCTGACACTGGCTGCGCTGTCAGTAGGTTTGTGGTGGACGTTCGATCGGTCACGCAGTGGCTTTGGTCTGGGGGTCGCCATTGCACTGCTCGCAACCCTCGCCACGCAGCTACTGGTGTACAACGGAGTGTTTCA gtACACCTCTCCTGACTTTCTATACATCCGTTCTTGGCTGCCGTGCATCTTCTTTGCTGGTGTGATAACCATGGGCAACATAGGACGCCAGCTTGCTCTT TATGAGGGTAAAGTAATTCAAGAAAAGATTCATCAGGATTGA
- the en1a gene encoding homeobox protein engrailed-1a, whose amino-acid sequence MTFLNDLCLVTVEGKSVKAPTSGLYAGGYREVRLSSAMEKRHDPSSPDASEDDSEPLSPRLPSPPLLPLQVEHQDHRNTNFFIDNILRPDFGCRKDQGSDGAERTNPSDRGGHIRPWGIRPMLPRIPCPDLSYYTDSNSSSTSSSVSSRSGVRETTVDKARGVTTPKYGGDPTPSAVPNPGEASVSKEAQPLTWPAWVYCTRYSDRPSSGPRTRKLKRKKTQTEDKRPRTAFTAEQLQRLKTEFQLNRYITEQRRQALANELNLNESQIKIWFQNKRAKIKKATGYKNTLALHLMAQGLYNHSTTTVQDKEDSD is encoded by the exons ATGACGTTCCTCAACGACTTATGTCTTGTTACAGTTGAAGGCAAGTCGGTTAAAGCCCCAACTAGTGGTCTTTACGCAGGAGGGTACAGAGAAGTGAGACTGTCTTCAGCTATGGAAAAGCGGCACGATCCCAGCAGCCCGGACGCGAGTGAGGATGACAGCGAGCCCCTGTCTCCTCGCCTGCCCTCGCCACCACTACTTCCACTGCAGGTTGAGCACCAAGATCACAGAAATACTAATTTCTTCATTGATAACATACTTCGGCCTGACTTTGGCTGCAGAAAGGATCAGGGATCGGACGGAGCCGAGCGGACTAATCCATCGGATAGGGGAGGACATATTCGCCCGTGGGGCATTAGACCCATGCTACCTAGAATTCCATGCCCGGACTTGAGTTACTACACCGACAGCAATTCGTCTTCTACCTCCTCCAGCGTCTCATCACGGTCTGGTGTGAGAGAAACGACAGTGGACAAGGCTAGAGGAGTTACCACCCCAAAATACGGGGGAGATCCAACGCCATCGGCAGTGCCAAACCCCGGGGAGGCTTCTGTCAGTAAGGAGGCTCAACCGCTTACGTGGCCTGCGTGGGTCTACTGCACGAGATATTCCGACCGGCCTTCATCTG GTCCAAGGACCCGGAAATTGAAAAGGAAGAAAACGCAGACTGAGGACAAACGACCCAGAACGGCGTTCACGGCTGAGCAGCTACAAAGACTGAAAACCGAATTTCAGCTCAACCGATACATCACGGAACAACGACGACAGGCCCTCGCGAACGAACTGAATCTCAACGAGTCGCAGATTAAAATCTGGTTTCAGAATAAACGCGCGAAAATCAAAAAGGCAACTGGCTACAAAAACACTTTGGCGTTGCACCTGATGGCGCAAGGACTGTAcaaccactccaccaccaccgttCAAGACAAGGAAGACAGTGACTGA